Part of the Halodesulfurarchaeum formicicum genome is shown below.
TGCTCGAACCGGCTTACGACAACGAAGCATACGATTTCGTCGTTGATTCGGAAGACAAATTCGTTAGGGTGCAGGTGAAAACGGCCCGAGAAACTGGAACCGGAACAGTTCAGTTCGAAACTGTAAGTACAAAGGCAAGAAGCGACGGCTACGTGAGAGACGATTATGCCGGAGAAATAGACTATTTCGCCGTATTTGCGCCATCATTGGAAGAGACGTATCTAGTGCCCATCGAGAAGGCGGCAAAAGGGAAGATGGAATTACGCTTTGAAGAGCCCGGAAACAACCAGTGGGCCGGAGTGAATTGGCACGAAGATTTCATGCTGGATCACGTTCTCAAGAAAAGGCTTAGCTGAAACGGACTACGAGGAAGGTAACGCTCAAGGCGGAGCCACGGGTACGCACGGGCAGGGCCCTTAGCTCAGTCTGGTTAGAGCGCGCGGCTCATAACCGCGTCGTCAGTGGTTCAAATCCGCTAGGGCCCATTTCTTCGAGCGAAGCGAGATGAAATGGGCGACGGATTTGAATCAGGGAACGAGCAAAGCGAAGTGACCGAGGTTCGAATCCGCCAGGGCCCATTTCTTCGAGCGAAGCGAGATGAAATGGGCGGCGGATTCGAGCCCTGGAAGACGAGCGAGGGACGAGCGACGTCTTCCTCAGGTTCAAATCCGCTAGGGCCCATTGCTCCGGAGGGCGCTCGAACCGCCAGCAGCGTGTTCGAGCGCGGAGAGGGCCAGCGGATTTGCAACCCAGGAAACCGAGTCCAACGCACACACCGTGTTTGATCGTGGAGCGCCCGATTGGGGTCCAACGGGCACTATGATACGATTCGCGGAGTGCTACCAATCACGTGGGGCGCCAACTCATACTCGGTGAACCCCTACCATATAGTATGAGTACACAACCAAGTGATTCCTCGGCCGTCGAGCCGAGTGAGCAGACCGGGTCGATCGCAGCGGAACTCAGGACCCTTGACCAGCGAGTGACCGGCTGGATGGCGGACAACGGGCTCCAGGCCGCACGGCTGGCTCTCGGGATCGTCTTCGTCTGGTTCGGCGCTCTGAAAGTCATCGGCGTGAGCCCGGCGGCCCCGCTGGTGGCCGAGGCCGTGTGGTTCCTGCCGGCCGGGATCTTCGTCCCGGTGCTGGGAATCTGGGAGATGCTGATCGGACTGGGATTTCTCTACCGGCCCTGGACCCGGATCGGGCTGGTGCTCCTGGCCCTCCAGATGCCCGGGACGTTCCTGCCGGTCGTCCTCGTGCCGGAGGCCGTGTTCACGGCATTTCCCTACGGCCTCACCCTGGAGGGACAGTACATCGTCAAGAACTTCGTGATAATCGGGGCGGCACTGATCATCGGCGGAAGCCTGCGGGACACGGATCGGCCCTAGTCCCGCCTGATCGATTTCTCCGGTCCCCCGGTGGATGTCATGCACGCTGTAAACCACCACGGCTCGAATCAATGGGATCCCCGCCACATTCGATCGGAAACCGACAGAACCCGCCAGCGAAGAACCACGAATATGTTCGGGCAAGGGCGTACAACTGCAGCCGGAGAAAAATCCCACAATGCGTCTTCGCGAATTGCGCCCACCGCTACCACCCGAACACGGAGCGCGATCGCTGCTGATCGTCGGTCTGCTGACCCCCATGAGCGTCGCCCTCGGAGCGGGCGTATCGCCGACGGGCACGGTGCTCGTGTCGGTGCTCCTCTTTTGGGTGTTGGCCGTCGGCGCTATGCTCTTCCGGGAGGCCGTTCGCCGACACGGGGCCGCCGCGGGCCACGAGAAGCGGCGGTACGCCGTGGTCGGCGCGGTCGAGGCCCTGCTCGTCAGCCTGGCTATCGGCGGGCTCGGGGTCTTGCAGGGACCGATCTGGGCACTCGGGGTGCTCGCCGTTCCCGCCGTCCTTCTAGAACTCCGCTACCGGGGCCAGGGCGGAGCCGGTCGGCTTCGGGGTGTGGCCGCCGGCGTGCTGGGACTCTCGGTGGTCGCCCCCGCAGGCGTCCACCTCCTCGGGGTCACCGATCCCGCCCTTCTGGGGATGCTGTATGCCCTCTTCGCCGGCTACCACCTGCTCGCCACCTACCGGGTGAAACTGGTCGTGACCCGCAGGCAAACCGAGCCGTCGCTCGCGACCGCTCGATGGCTGCTCGTCCCCGTCGGGGCGTTGCTTTCCGTGCTCGGCGGCTGGTCGGTGGGTTTGATCGGCCCGGCAGGGCCAGCGCTCTTCGGGCTTTCGACAGCCAGAACCGTACAACTGGCGATGAGCAGTGACACCCCCGCGATGAAACGACTGGGCAAGACCGAAGCCCTGCTCTCGGTCCTGTTCGTACTCGGTGGACCGTGGCTACTGCCCTGACCGAACCCGTCAGGTCAGTTCCCGCTCGACGTAATCGAACTGATCGGTGAACTCGCCCGTTCGCTGGGTCTTGATCAACGAGTTGTCAAGCACCGGTCCGAGCACACCGCCCAGCGTGAACTCCGTCGTCGCGACGAGTTCGGCCCCCTCGGGGGCGCTTTGAACCCGATAGCACGTCCACATGTCCTCGAAGATGCCCTCGGTCTGTTCGAATTCGAGGACGTGCTCGCTCTCGATTCGCGTGAGTGTCAACTCGAGGGTCGCCACGCCGATGGTCCGGGAGACGGTGTAGGCCTCGCCCTCGACGGTCACGGCGTCGAAGCCGGAGGCCCGGATGAACGCGGGGACGTCGGCATGGATCAGCGAGCGGACCGCGTCCGGGGACGCCGCGATGGTTCGCGTGGCGGTCACCGTGGCCATACATCGTCCTCGCAAGGCGCGTTCCAAAAGGTTCCGGCGAACACGTTCGGGGCTACCCCCGCGGGAATCCGAACATATTCGAGCCGTGAGGAGAAAGTCCATCCGAACGGAATGGTCCATGCAATCCTCTCGATCGAGATTCCGGACAGCCTCTGGATCGGCGCGATCTCGCGGGCCTACCCCGAGGCAGAGATCAGGGTCCTCTCGGCGGTCGCGGGCGCGGACACTGGCGTCGGACTCGTCGAGATCACCTGTTCGGCCCTCGATGCGATGGTCGCGGAGATCGAAACTGTCGAGGAGACCCGTGACCTGACGGTACTGGGCCAGGCGGGTGACACCGGGCTGGTCCAGTTCGAGACGACCGAACCGACGCTGCTCTTTCCGATCGTCGGGTCGGGCATCCCCCTGGAGATGCCCTTCGATCTGCAGGACGGGGCGGCGACCTGGGAGATCACGACCTCACGGGAGCGGCTCTCCCAATTGGGCGAAGAGCTCTCGGCGTTCCAGATTACCTACACCGTCGAGGAGGTCCGCGAACGGCTGAAAACGGGCTCCCTTCTGACCGACCGACAGCGAGCGCTCGTCGAGACCGCCCACGAGATGGGGTACTACGATTCGCCTCGGAACGCGACCCTGACTGACGTTGCGGCGGCGGCCGACATCGCAAAATCGACCTGCAGCGAGACGCTCAAACGCGCCGAAGGCCGGATCATCGGCGAATACCTCGCCGAGCAAAGCGCGGACGCGGATTTCTCCTAGTCTGACATCGCGGGCTGGGTCGGCTCTCCGTCGATCGTGGCGAGGATCTCCTGGATGTCG
Proteins encoded:
- a CDS encoding group I intron-associated PD-(D/E)XK endonuclease; its protein translation is MVDAAGRFEALNEPQLKGQATEAIVKSEFVVRDYSLLEPAYDNEAYDFVVDSEDKFVRVQVKTARETGTGTVQFETVSTKARSDGYVRDDYAGEIDYFAVFAPSLEETYLVPIEKAAKGKMELRFEEPGNNQWAGVNWHEDFMLDHVLKKRLS
- a CDS encoding DoxX family protein; amino-acid sequence: MSTQPSDSSAVEPSEQTGSIAAELRTLDQRVTGWMADNGLQAARLALGIVFVWFGALKVIGVSPAAPLVAEAVWFLPAGIFVPVLGIWEMLIGLGFLYRPWTRIGLVLLALQMPGTFLPVVLVPEAVFTAFPYGLTLEGQYIVKNFVIIGAALIIGGSLRDTDRP
- a CDS encoding SRPBCC family protein, with the translated sequence MATVTATRTIAASPDAVRSLIHADVPAFIRASGFDAVTVEGEAYTVSRTIGVATLELTLTRIESEHVLEFEQTEGIFEDMWTCYRVQSAPEGAELVATTEFTLGGVLGPVLDNSLIKTQRTGEFTDQFDYVERELT
- a CDS encoding helix-turn-helix domain-containing protein, which encodes MVHAILSIEIPDSLWIGAISRAYPEAEIRVLSAVAGADTGVGLVEITCSALDAMVAEIETVEETRDLTVLGQAGDTGLVQFETTEPTLLFPIVGSGIPLEMPFDLQDGAATWEITTSRERLSQLGEELSAFQITYTVEEVRERLKTGSLLTDRQRALVETAHEMGYYDSPRNATLTDVAAAADIAKSTCSETLKRAEGRIIGEYLAEQSADADFS